The Oncorhynchus keta strain PuntledgeMale-10-30-2019 chromosome 17, Oket_V2, whole genome shotgun sequence genome has a window encoding:
- the lcat gene encoding phosphatidylcholine-sterol acyltransferase: MGYAHCCTVLLIVFIALQQSAGFWLFDVVFPPSAKPQNKVANNSTPPVLIVPGNLGNQLEAKIDKPSLVHWMCYKKTDDFFTLWIDLNMFMPIGLDCWIDNIRIVYNRTTRKTSNSAGVTVRVPGFGQTYSVEFLDTNKLSGYFHTMVTHLVNMGYVRNETVRAAPYDWRVAPNEQEEYFARLKKLIEDMYEQYQQPLYLLGHSMGSNYVLYFLYQQTQTWKDQYIKGFISLGAPWGGAVKPIRVLASGENDGIPMVSNIKIREEQRMTTTNPWMLPFEEAWPADHAFISTPSFNYTHQDYQRFFKDIDFEDGWFMWEDTRNLTAGLPPPGVEVYCFYGVGLPTPVTYIYDDQFPNVDPIDYVYADGDDTVDSLSMSLCKRWIGKQAQPVYVKEFRAMPHLEIVFNSKVLNVVQSILEGRYGEEDSTFHETDERPIDSAVMQDQVQPDKAPKSTL, translated from the exons ATGGGATATGCGCACTGCTGTACCGTGCTCCTTATAGTATTCATTGCGCTACAGCAATCTGCTGGATTTTGGCTCTTCGATGTGGTATTCCCACCAAGTGCCAAACCGCAAAACAAAGTGGCAAACAATAGCACTCCGCCGGTTCTTATAG TACCTGGGAACCTAGGAAACCAGCTTGAGGCCAAGATTGACAAGCCAAGCCTTGTGCATTGGATGTGCTACAAAAAGACAGATGACTTTTTCACACTTTGGATTGACCTGAATATGTTCATGCCAATTGGGCTTGACTGTTGGATCGATAATATAAG AATTGTATACAATAGGACAACTCGCAAGACCTCCAATTCTGCAGGGGTGACGGTGAGAGTGCCTGGTTTTGGACAGACCTATTCTGTTGAGTTCTTGGACACAAATAAGTTGTCAG GATATTTTCACACTATGGTTACACATTTGGTCAACATGGGATATGTCCGTAATGAGACTGTCCGAGCAGCACCATACGACTGGAGGGTAGCTCCAA ACGAGCAGGAGGAATACTTTGCACGACTGAAGAAGCTGATTGAGGATATGTACGAGCAGTATCAACAACCACTTTACCTCTTGGGACACAGCATGGGAAGCAATTATGTCCTCTACTTCTTATATCAGCAGACCCAGACTTGGAAAGACCAATACATCAAAGGCTTTATTTCACTTGGAGCACCCTGGGGTGGGGCAGTCAAGCCTATTCGAGTGCTAGCATCAG GTGAAAATGATGGCATCCCAATGGTATCCAACATCAAGATCCGGGAGGAGCAACGCATGACCACAACAAACCCCTGGATGCTTCCATTTGAAGAGGCATGGCCTGCAGACCACGCCTTCATCTCCACACCCTCATTCAACTATACCCACCAGGACTACCAGCGCTTCTTCAAAGACATCGACTTTGAGGATGGCTGGTTCATGTGGGAAGACACCAGAAACCTGACAGCTGGTCTGCCCCCCCCTGGTGTTGAGGTATACTGCTTCTATGGTGTGGGGCTGCCCACACCGGTTACCTATATTTATGACGACCAGTTCCCAAATGTAGACCCTATAGACTATGTGTATGCTGATGGGGATGATACAGTGGACAGTCTTAGCATGAGTTTATGTAAGCGTTGGATAGGAAAGCAAGCACAGCCTGTCTATGTCAAGGAGTTCAGGGCCATGCCCCACTTGGAAATAGTATTCAATAGCAAGGTGCTCAACGTGGTCCAGAGTATCCTGGAAGGAAGATATGGAGAAGAGGAttctacattccatgagactgaTGAACGTCCCATTGACTCTGCAGTCATGCAAGATCAAGTCCAGCCGGACAAGGCTCCCAAATCTACACTGTAA